In the genome of Dickeya fangzhongdai, one region contains:
- a CDS encoding phage tail protein: protein MSTKYFALLTNTGAAKLANATALGSHLAITQMAVGDGGGSLPTPTPAQTKLVNEKRRAALNALSIDAQNTNQIIAEQVIPENEGGWWIREIGLYDSDGDLIAVANCAETYKPQLQEGSGRVQTVRMILIVSTTEAITLKIDPAVVLATRQYVDDSAIKAKAYADTQLGAHIAAANPHPQYAPLNSPALTGAPTAPTAQKSANSTQLATTAFVKNVALQKEQNGADIADKSAFLANLGLSDVLKTADLAGIPLPWPQATPPAGWLKCNGQAFDKNAFPKLTLAYPGGVLPDLRGEFIRGWDDGRGVDAGRTLVSAQTDELRSHKHRFVNEYGTPTEGIIAFSDENNEKIEVNLSSGARAHTYIFMQNTGGVETRPRNIAFSYIVRAA from the coding sequence ATGAGTACAAAATACTTTGCTTTACTGACGAACACCGGCGCGGCGAAGCTGGCTAACGCCACCGCGCTGGGTAGCCACCTGGCTATCACGCAAATGGCGGTGGGCGATGGCGGCGGCAGCCTGCCGACGCCGACGCCCGCTCAAACCAAACTGGTCAATGAGAAACGCCGCGCCGCTCTCAACGCGCTAAGCATCGACGCGCAAAACACCAACCAGATCATTGCCGAGCAGGTTATTCCTGAGAATGAAGGCGGCTGGTGGATCCGGGAAATCGGCTTGTACGACAGCGACGGCGATCTGATCGCGGTCGCAAACTGCGCCGAAACCTATAAACCACAGTTGCAGGAAGGATCAGGCCGGGTGCAAACCGTGCGCATGATCCTGATTGTCAGCACGACCGAAGCCATTACCCTGAAGATTGACCCGGCGGTGGTGCTGGCTACTCGTCAATACGTCGATGATAGCGCCATTAAGGCCAAGGCTTACGCCGACACCCAACTCGGCGCCCATATTGCCGCCGCCAACCCTCACCCGCAGTACGCTCCGCTCAATAGTCCGGCGCTGACCGGCGCGCCCACCGCGCCAACGGCGCAGAAAAGCGCAAACTCCACACAGTTGGCCACCACTGCGTTTGTCAAAAACGTCGCCCTGCAAAAAGAGCAGAACGGCGCCGACATCGCAGACAAATCAGCTTTTCTCGCAAACCTGGGTTTAAGCGACGTACTGAAAACCGCCGACCTGGCGGGCATACCGCTGCCCTGGCCGCAGGCGACACCGCCCGCCGGCTGGCTGAAATGCAACGGTCAGGCGTTCGACAAAAACGCCTTTCCCAAACTGACGCTGGCGTACCCCGGCGGTGTCCTGCCGGATCTGCGCGGCGAATTTATTCGTGGCTGGGATGATGGAAGGGGGGTGGATGCGGGGCGAACGCTGGTGTCGGCGCAAACGGATGAGCTCCGCTCTCACAAACACCGTTTCGTTAACGAATATGGTACACCGACAGAAGGGATCATTGCGTTTAGCGATGAGAATAATGAAAAGATTGAAGTCAATCTCTCATCCGGAGCACGCGCGCATACATACATTTTTATGCAGAACACGGGGGGAGTCGAAACTCGTCCGCGCAACATCGCGTTTAGCTACATCGTGAGGGCCGCCTGA
- a CDS encoding esterase-like activity of phytase family protein: MRLHLSFFPLLLLAQIVQAADIQTEQYQITFPDNDRVSYHGKWQTRFPNGFPMGVGSGLSFIGRDGDKLTFVTVTDRGPNADAPEYQGKDAKIFAAPDFTPAIMTITVDAKSAQATALRKLHDEAGPISGLPLPGSLVGATNEVALSDALQKLTDDRRGLDTEGITPDGQGGFWLSDEYGPFLIQVDAQGKILKKVGPTPLNGEQGVASGLPNILKWRQPNRGFEGITRMPDGRILAAVQSTLDIEGKTQNKALFTRLVSFDPATGKTAMYGYPLDADQWKKTGDAKIGDMVALNDHEVLVIEQGADKNKVMHNLIYRVDLSLASDLSALDAQQPAEWNDAETLAKRGVVLAKKQQLVDLRQLGWKPEKAEGLALIDARTLAVTNDNDFGLQSVLVNPAKDVKKIGKYQAGPDGTLLLDGKPVDTRLELEPLPKDKATSQLWVIHLPQPLY; encoded by the coding sequence ATGCGCCTTCATTTATCCTTTTTCCCCTTGCTTCTGCTGGCCCAGATAGTTCAGGCTGCGGATATTCAAACCGAACAGTACCAGATTACCTTTCCTGATAACGATCGGGTCAGTTACCACGGTAAATGGCAGACGCGTTTCCCCAACGGTTTTCCAATGGGGGTCGGTTCCGGGTTGTCATTTATCGGGCGGGATGGCGACAAACTGACGTTCGTTACCGTTACCGATCGCGGCCCGAATGCCGATGCGCCGGAATATCAGGGTAAAGATGCGAAGATCTTCGCCGCGCCTGATTTTACCCCCGCCATCATGACCATTACCGTAGATGCCAAAAGCGCGCAGGCCACGGCGCTGCGCAAATTGCATGATGAAGCCGGCCCTATCAGCGGCTTGCCACTACCCGGCTCGCTGGTCGGCGCCACCAATGAAGTGGCGCTCAGCGATGCACTGCAAAAATTAACGGATGACCGCCGTGGGCTGGACACCGAAGGCATTACCCCGGATGGTCAGGGGGGATTTTGGCTATCGGATGAGTACGGTCCGTTCCTGATTCAGGTGGATGCGCAGGGAAAAATCCTGAAGAAAGTCGGCCCGACGCCGCTCAACGGCGAACAAGGCGTAGCCAGCGGCTTACCCAATATTCTTAAATGGCGCCAGCCTAACCGCGGCTTTGAAGGCATCACCCGCATGCCGGACGGCCGCATTCTGGCCGCGGTGCAAAGTACGCTGGATATCGAAGGGAAAACCCAAAACAAGGCGTTATTTACTCGCCTGGTCAGCTTTGATCCGGCTACGGGCAAAACCGCCATGTACGGCTATCCGCTGGATGCGGATCAGTGGAAAAAAACCGGCGACGCCAAAATCGGCGATATGGTTGCGCTCAACGACCATGAAGTGCTGGTGATTGAGCAAGGCGCGGATAAAAACAAGGTGATGCATAACCTGATTTACCGTGTTGACCTGAGCCTGGCCAGCGATCTGAGCGCGTTGGATGCGCAACAGCCGGCTGAGTGGAATGATGCCGAAACGCTGGCGAAACGCGGCGTCGTGCTGGCGAAAAAGCAGCAACTGGTCGACTTGCGCCAGTTGGGCTGGAAACCCGAGAAGGCAGAAGGGCTAGCGTTAATCGATGCCCGCACGCTGGCGGTCACCAACGACAACGATTTTGGTTTACAGTCCGTGCTGGTCAATCCCGCCAAAGATGTAAAGAAGATCGGTAAATATCAGGCAGGCCCTGATGGCACGCTGCTGCTGGATGGCAAACCCGTCGATACCCGACTGGAGCTGGAACCGCTGCCGAAGGATAAGGCAACCAGCCAGTTATGGGTTATCCATCTGCCCCAGCCGCTTTACTAG